In Asterias rubens chromosome 10, eAstRub1.3, whole genome shotgun sequence, the following proteins share a genomic window:
- the LOC117295790 gene encoding small RNA 2'-O-methyltransferase-like: protein MEKGAAAMSSQHHEDSREDTLPHIMKFNPPVSQQRYRAMVNLVQKYQAKKVLDMGCGECSLLRLLKRKECIEQLTGVDQDGDLLQSSRYLAKPLLCEYLIPRSKPFTVSLYEGSIGEKDARMLGYDLVLCVEIIEHLYPDTLAAIPDVVFGYMQPRVVVFTTPNADFNVLFPDFTGFRHWDHKFEWSREEFQCWCDKVAKDFSYSVSYDGIGPGPSGTEHLGCCTQMAVFTCLLPPHEGSTHSDDRNPYNLVCEVNHPHRTETMTREEQILTEATYYLQRMSRSLRRSEADEEDAPTGDSSDVLETEKDADEKREFSISLETMMKFSCLRRVCPSVEKLREVLSSMEAVTLSPDGSSVTYSIQEEDSSDSDFAAEDENDSDEPQTVEETPPLHQDVRVSWQQEESWD, encoded by the exons ATGGAAAAGGGTGCTGCTGCCATGTCTTCACAACATCATGAAGACAGCAGAGAGGACACATTGCCGCA CATTATGAAGTTCAACCCTCCAGTTTCTCAACAAAGGTATCGGGCAATGGTCAATTTAGTCCAGAAGTACCAAGCTAAAAAG GTGCTTGATATGGGATGTGGAGAATGCAGTCTTCTTAGATTACTGAAGCGTAAAGAGTGCATTGAACAACTGACTGGAGTGGATCAAGATGGCGACTTATTACAGTCAAGCAG atatTTAGCCAAGCCCCTTCTCTGTGAGTATCTCATCCCACGCTCAAAGCCCTTCACAGTGAGTCTGTACGAAGGATCCATTGGTGAAAAGGATGCACGGATGCTTGGATATGACTTAGTGCTCTGTGTAGAAAT CATAGAGCATCTGTATCCAGACACCCTCGCAGCAATCCCGGATGTTGTCTTTGGTTACATGCAGCCTAGAGTGGTTGTCTTCACTACTCCCAATGCAGACTTCAATGTCTTGTTTCCGGACTTCACTGGATTCAGACATTGGGATCATAAGTTTGAGTGGAGCAGGGAAGAGTTTCAATGCTG GTGTGATAAAGTAGCCAAGGACTTTAGCTACAGTGTGAGCTATGATGGTATAGGACCTGGACCCTCTGGCACAGAGCACCTAGGATGCTGCACACAAATGGCTGTATTCACTTGCTTACTTCCACCACACGAGGGCAGCACACACAGTGATGACAGAAATCCCTACAACCTT GTTTGTGAAGTTAATCACCCACATCGAACAGAAACCATGACAAGAGAGGAGCAGATTTTAACAGAAGCTACCTACTACTTACAGAGGATGTCACGTAGTCTGAGGCGGAGTGAGGCGGATGAAGAGGACGCACCAACGGGAGACAGTTCTGATGTCTTAGAAACTGAAAAAGATGCTGATGAAAAGAGAGAATTTTCCATCTCGTTGGAGACAATGATGAAGTTTTCCTGTTTGAGGAGAGTGTGCCCAAGTGTGGAGAAACTCAG GGAGGTTCTTTCTTCGATGGAGGCTGTGACTCTTAGTCCAGATGGATCCTCAGTGACTTACTCCATTCAAGAAGAGGACAGCTCAGACAGCGACTTCGCTGCAGAAGACGAGAATGACTCTGATGAACCTCAGACTGTTGAAGAGACCCCCCCCTTACATCAAGATGTTAGGGTGTCATGGCAACAGGAGGAATCATGGGACTGA